In one Nicotiana tomentosiformis chromosome 6, ASM39032v3, whole genome shotgun sequence genomic region, the following are encoded:
- the LOC104116534 gene encoding mitogen-activated protein kinase kinase kinase 20-like, producing MAEGEEEVEVMWKRGRTLGKGGFGFVSLASTDNIDNAGTVDHCLIPSLIAVKSCMFSRSESLQLEREFLRMFEDSPHIIRSFGVKVTLEEGVLLYNLLLEYASGGSLADRLNCSGKGMPEVEVTEHTKNVVLGLSRIHGAGIIHCDLKPHNILLVTPTDDDTTGIAKIADFGLAMTLEQSWTQKHGLRGTKRYMAPESVLNQEYGPEADIWALGCTVYELITGKALWESSNSDAKVDDVLSRIGYEEPSFENAKLSAEAKDFLRSCLVKNPSLRWTADMLLNHSFLKSANNVQPATKTRKKQSGYMSLLRRPHRKTAFKTQPHIRDLII from the coding sequence ATGGcggaaggagaagaagaagtagAAGTTATGTGGAAGAGAGGAAGAACATTGGGGAAAGGAGGATTTGGCTTTGTTTCCTTAGCTTCCACTGATAATATTGATAACGCTGGTACTGTTGATCATTGTCTAATTCCATCACTGATTGCGGTAAAATCTTGTATGTTTAGCCGTTCTGAATCGCTTCAATTAGAGAGGGAATTTCTCCGCATGTTTGAAGACTCTCCTCACATTATTCGCTCGTTCGGTGTTAAAGTTACGCTAGAAGAGGGTGTACTCCTTTACAACTTATTGTTAGAATATGCTTCCGGTGGAAGTTTGGCTGATCGTTTGAATTGTTCAGGGAAAGGAATGCCAGAGGTTGAAGTTACAGAACACACCAAAAACGTCGTTTTAGGGCTTAGTCGGATTCATGGCGCGGGAATTATTCACTGCGACTTAAAGCCTCACAACATTCTACTTGTTACTCCTACTGATGATGATACAACAGGGATTGCCAAGATCGCTGATTTCGGGCTTGCTATGACTTTGGAACAGAGCTGGACACAAAAACATGGTTTGAGAGGAACTAAAAGGTACATGGCACCTGAATCCGTGCTTAATCAGGAGTACGGTCCAGAAGCGGATATTTGGGCTCTTGGCTGTACTGTCTACGAGTTGATCACTGGGAAAGCCCTCTGGGAATCATCCAATTCTGATGCAAAGGTTGATGATGTGTTAAGCCGAATCGGGTACGAGGAACCAAGTTTTGAGAATGCGAAATTGTCAGCAGAGGCAAAAGATTTTTTGAGAAGTTGTCTGGTCAAGAATCCAAGCTTGCGTTGGACGGCGGACATGCTGTTGAATCATTCTTTCCTGAAATCAGCCAACAATGTCCAGCCTGCAACAAAGACAAGGAAGAAGCAAAGTGGTTACATGTCCCTTTTGCGCAGACCCCATCGAAAGACAGCATTCAAGACACAGCCACACATTCGCGATTTGATTATATAA